A single region of the Bacillus cereus genome encodes:
- a CDS encoding AraC family transcriptional regulator — protein MSNEVYEIPQFQRNHLPVKLLYITKSKYDKDWHSTIHAHHFTELLYITKGKGTFIFYKEEIPVQEHNLIIINPNIEHTEKSDSNHPLEYIALGIQGLSFSSIENPSQVTIHNYKQDQKNFLFYLQQLVEEVENHQEDYDLIIQNVLEILLLKMMRKKSFNVEKTSTQKINKDIEFIKNYIKQHFHENISLDTLARISHINKYYLSHSFRKFVGVSPIEYLIQTRIRESKILLETTNYSISNISTITGFSSQSFFAQSFKRETNLSPSHYRNAINSSKNKPDSSAKI, from the coding sequence TTGTCCAATGAAGTATATGAGATTCCGCAATTTCAACGAAACCATCTTCCAGTAAAACTTCTTTATATAACAAAATCAAAATACGATAAAGATTGGCATAGCACCATTCATGCGCATCACTTTACAGAGCTATTGTATATTACCAAGGGCAAAGGAACTTTTATCTTTTACAAAGAAGAAATCCCCGTCCAAGAGCACAATTTGATTATCATCAATCCAAATATCGAGCACACGGAAAAGTCTGATAGTAATCACCCACTCGAATACATCGCACTCGGTATTCAAGGTCTTTCCTTTTCATCCATAGAAAATCCTAGTCAAGTCACTATTCATAATTATAAACAGGATCAAAAAAATTTCCTCTTCTACCTTCAGCAATTGGTCGAGGAAGTGGAAAACCATCAAGAAGATTACGATTTAATTATACAAAATGTTCTGGAAATTTTGTTACTTAAGATGATGAGAAAAAAATCTTTCAATGTAGAGAAAACATCTACTCAAAAAATCAATAAAGATATTGAATTTATTAAAAACTATATTAAGCAACATTTTCACGAAAATATCAGCCTGGATACATTAGCAAGAATCAGTCATATTAATAAATATTATCTATCCCATTCCTTCAGGAAATTCGTCGGTGTTTCGCCTATTGAATACTTAATTCAAACTCGTATTAGAGAAAGTAAAATATTGTTAGAAACTACCAACTATTCGATTTCTAATATTTCAACTATTACCGGTTTTTCTTCCCAATCATTCTTTGCACAATCATTTAAACGAGAAACGAATCTATCTCCTTCACATTACAGAAACGCTATAAATTCTAGCAAAAACAAACCAGATTCTAGCGCAAAAATTTAA
- a CDS encoding carbohydrate ABC transporter substrate-binding protein — MKKKILFSGMTALLSLSLIACQSDTTKVDNSKSGTDSSKKQILHVAALESAYGKEMWTKMIDAYEAANPKVDVKLTVDKNLEDVIGSNMKAGNYPDVVLLATGRKQALTETLIKDKALEDITDVLDRNVYGEDVKVKDKLVPGLTGTPATNPYNDGKTYMAPMFYSPTGLFYNASLFKEKGWEVPKTWDEMWALGDKAKTEGISLFTYPTTGYFDTFFYSLLLGGGGPELYNKAMKYGDGAWETAEATKAFEIVGKLGKYTEPTTVANANDKDYKKNQQLILDNKALFMPNGTWVVGEMKEAPRSKGFEWGMMALPTIDTSSDRYAFTFFEQMWIPSAAKNKQAAKDFMTFVYSDKAVEIFAESSAIQPVKGLSNKLTGENKSFYSIYDNGVKVGVGGFAATKAVEGVSMPDTLFRTIDSVISGDKKVKDWQSSVEKVSDQLRSALK; from the coding sequence ATGAAAAAAAAGATTTTGTTTTCTGGAATGACAGCTTTATTATCTCTTAGTTTAATAGCCTGCCAGAGTGATACTACAAAGGTTGATAACTCTAAGAGCGGTACAGACTCTAGTAAAAAACAAATCCTTCATGTGGCGGCGCTTGAATCGGCTTATGGCAAAGAGATGTGGACCAAAATGATTGACGCATATGAAGCTGCTAATCCAAAAGTTGATGTTAAATTGACGGTGGATAAAAATCTCGAGGATGTTATCGGCTCGAATATGAAAGCAGGAAACTATCCGGATGTGGTGTTATTGGCAACCGGGAGAAAACAGGCGCTGACAGAAACATTGATTAAAGATAAAGCTTTAGAAGATATTACGGATGTTTTAGATAGGAATGTTTATGGTGAAGATGTCAAAGTCAAAGATAAGTTGGTACCAGGGCTTACTGGTACACCTGCGACTAACCCTTATAACGACGGCAAAACTTATATGGCACCAATGTTCTATAGTCCAACTGGATTATTCTATAATGCCAGCTTATTCAAGGAAAAAGGTTGGGAAGTACCAAAGACTTGGGATGAGATGTGGGCGTTGGGCGATAAAGCGAAAACTGAAGGGATTTCTTTATTTACTTATCCTACCACTGGTTACTTTGATACATTCTTCTACTCCCTACTATTAGGGGGGGGTGGACCTGAATTATACAATAAGGCTATGAAATATGGAGATGGTGCTTGGGAAACTGCTGAAGCAACAAAAGCCTTCGAAATTGTCGGAAAATTAGGAAAATATACAGAACCAACAACTGTTGCTAATGCAAATGATAAAGACTACAAGAAAAATCAACAATTGATTCTCGATAACAAAGCGTTGTTTATGCCAAATGGTACGTGGGTTGTTGGCGAAATGAAAGAAGCCCCTCGATCTAAAGGTTTTGAATGGGGCATGATGGCTTTACCGACAATTGATACTAGTAGCGACCGTTATGCATTTACTTTCTTTGAACAAATGTGGATTCCTTCGGCAGCTAAAAATAAACAAGCAGCTAAAGATTTCATGACGTTTGTTTATTCTGATAAGGCCGTTGAAATTTTTGCGGAATCCAGTGCGATTCAACCTGTCAAAGGCCTTTCTAATAAACTGACAGGTGAAAATAAATCATTCTATAGTATCTATGATAATGGAGTGAAAGTGGGTGTAGGTGGATTTGCTGCAACAAAAGCCGTTGAAGGTGTAAGTATGCCAGATACATTATTTAGAACAATTGACAGTGTTATTTCTGGTGATAAAAAGGTGAAAGATTGGCAAAGCTCTGTTGAAAAAGTGAGTGACCAATTACGGTCTGCATTAAAATAA